In the Flavisolibacter tropicus genome, one interval contains:
- a CDS encoding ABC transporter permease: protein MNLLVSLRSELLKTTRTASLYLTLIGAAVGPVIFLLNVLVDENEIDASEKDPLNALFRILFEMNGAALFPLFVILICTLLPQIEYRNNTWKQVFASPQTKVNVFLAKFMNVHLLMLVFLIATHLFMFLTIVGVNFIKPTLNLFKHPLNGNTVWVNAANAYILLLAVCAIQFWMGLRFRNFIVPIGIGFALWLTGTIMAVQYKSNLVYYFPYSFHAFPVSTKLKSSLTQIAWTSLVYALLFLIVGFLDFKRRTVSK from the coding sequence ATGAACTTACTTGTATCACTTCGGTCTGAGTTGTTAAAAACAACACGAACAGCATCTTTATATCTTACTCTAATTGGCGCGGCTGTTGGTCCGGTCATATTCCTGTTGAATGTTTTAGTAGATGAAAATGAAATTGATGCGTCAGAGAAGGATCCGCTGAACGCTCTATTTAGAATACTATTTGAAATGAATGGTGCAGCCCTTTTTCCCTTGTTTGTGATACTAATCTGCACACTGCTGCCACAGATCGAGTACAGGAATAATACGTGGAAACAGGTATTCGCATCTCCACAAACAAAAGTCAATGTGTTTTTAGCAAAATTTATGAACGTGCATTTATTAATGCTGGTTTTCCTTATTGCCACTCATTTATTCATGTTTTTGACTATTGTAGGAGTAAACTTTATAAAACCAACTTTGAATTTATTTAAACATCCACTGAATGGTAACACCGTATGGGTAAATGCAGCTAATGCTTATATTCTATTGCTTGCTGTTTGTGCGATACAATTCTGGATGGGACTGCGATTCAGAAACTTTATTGTTCCAATTGGAATTGGTTTTGCTTTATGGCTGACAGGCACAATCATGGCCGTACAATACAAGTCAAACCTGGTTTATTATTTTCCTTATAGTTTCCATGCTTTTCCAGTATCCACAAAATTGAAATCATCGCTAACTCAAATTGCCTGGACTTCTTTGGTATATGCTCTCTTATTTCTTATCGTTGGCTTTTTAGATTTTAAAAGAAGAACAGTATCTAAATAA
- a CDS encoding glycoside hydrolase family 125 protein: MKRRQFIKASGILSGGLILNKAQAFAIGYNDFETKRPPLADRHFTSLAVEATIEKIKKQTRNKELAWLFENCYPNTLDTTVYYKETNGRPDTYVITGDIDAMWMRDSTAQVWPYLALVREDVKLQKLIEGVINRHTRYIYKDPYANAFYNDENKVSEWKDDLTDMKSGVHERKWEIDSLCYPIRLAYAYWKKTGHTAPFDNEWKEAISLIVKTFKEQQRKGDRGPYHFQRNTAKATDTLPLQGYGYPVKPVGLICSAFRPSDDATVYSFLIPSNFFAVVSLRQAAEMLQSIHKDSKLATECTQLANEVNEALKVHATAQHPQFGKVFAFEADGFGNHLFMDDANVPSLLSLPYLGSVSKTDPVYLNTRKMILSESNPFFFKGKAAEGIGGPHVAVDMIWPLSIIMRGLTSSSEQEIKYCIDTLQKTHGGKGFMHESFHKDDPTKYTRDWFAWANTIFGEFVLQVAKERPRLIG; the protein is encoded by the coding sequence ATGAAACGTCGTCAATTTATTAAGGCCTCCGGTATTTTAAGTGGAGGACTTATCCTCAATAAAGCCCAGGCGTTTGCTATTGGTTATAATGACTTTGAAACGAAAAGACCACCGCTTGCTGATAGACACTTCACCAGTCTGGCAGTTGAAGCAACTATCGAGAAAATAAAAAAACAAACCCGTAATAAAGAGCTGGCCTGGTTGTTTGAGAATTGTTATCCCAATACACTAGATACAACTGTTTATTACAAAGAGACCAACGGCCGCCCTGATACCTATGTGATTACCGGCGATATTGATGCCATGTGGATGCGGGATAGCACTGCACAAGTGTGGCCTTACCTGGCATTGGTGCGTGAAGATGTAAAGCTGCAAAAGCTTATTGAAGGCGTTATTAATCGCCACACGCGTTATATCTACAAAGACCCATATGCTAATGCGTTTTATAATGATGAAAACAAGGTGAGCGAATGGAAGGATGATCTCACTGATATGAAATCTGGTGTACATGAAAGAAAGTGGGAAATCGATTCTCTTTGTTATCCTATTCGACTGGCGTATGCCTATTGGAAAAAGACCGGACACACAGCACCGTTTGATAATGAGTGGAAAGAGGCCATCAGCTTGATTGTAAAAACATTTAAAGAACAGCAACGAAAGGGGGATAGAGGCCCTTATCATTTTCAGCGAAATACCGCTAAGGCAACTGATACACTTCCATTGCAGGGATATGGGTATCCAGTAAAACCTGTAGGATTGATTTGCTCGGCGTTCCGTCCAAGCGATGATGCTACAGTTTATTCTTTTTTAATTCCATCTAATTTCTTTGCTGTTGTATCGCTAAGGCAGGCTGCGGAAATGCTGCAGTCTATACATAAAGACAGTAAGCTTGCTACTGAATGCACACAGTTGGCCAATGAAGTGAATGAAGCGCTAAAAGTGCATGCAACGGCACAGCACCCCCAATTTGGGAAAGTGTTTGCGTTTGAAGCCGATGGTTTCGGTAATCACCTTTTCATGGATGATGCTAATGTGCCTAGCTTATTATCACTTCCTTATTTAGGTAGTGTAAGTAAGACAGATCCGGTATATCTCAATACCCGAAAAATGATCTTGTCGGAGAGCAATCCTTTCTTCTTTAAAGGAAAGGCGGCTGAGGGTATCGGTGGGCCACATGTGGCCGTAGATATGATCTGGCCTTTAAGTATTATTATGAGAGGGTTAACCAGCAGCAGCGAGCAAGAAATAAAATATTGTATTGACACGTTGCAAAAAACACATGGTGGTAAAGGCTTTATGCATGAGTCGTTTCATAAAGACGATCCAACAAAATACACCCGTGATTGGTTTGCCTGGGCAAATACGATTTTCGGTGAATTTGTTTTGCAAGTGGCAAAAGAAAGACCGAGGTTAATCGGATAA
- a CDS encoding AGE family epimerase/isomerase — protein sequence MITSQQLEKPISDARDGLVQYASLYRDELLQNILPFWLEHSKDTVNGGFYTCLNRDGSVYDTDKFMWLQGREVWCFSYMYANIAQKQEWLDMALHGADFMEKYGRDKEGNWYFSLTADGKPLVQPYNIFSDCFATMAFAALNKIKPEERYRKIAIDTFENILKRQHNWKGIYNKAYPGTRSLKNFSLPMILCNLSLELEDILGSQRVNEFIPIVINEVMNVFYQPARGLILENVYEDGSFCDSHEGRLLNPGHAIEAMWFIMDLGKRLNDQVLIEKACSIMIDTIKAGWDAEYGGIFYFLDVKGVPPQQLEWDQKLWWVHVEALVALAKGYTLTGNDQCREWFERIHNYTWSHFKDPQYKEWFGYLNRRGEVLLPLKGGKWKGCFHIPRALYQISKTLEMH from the coding sequence ATGATTACATCGCAACAGCTTGAAAAACCAATATCGGATGCGCGAGATGGCCTGGTGCAATATGCTTCCCTATACCGTGACGAACTACTTCAAAATATTCTGCCTTTTTGGTTAGAACACAGTAAGGACACTGTTAATGGTGGATTTTATACTTGCTTGAATAGAGATGGCAGTGTGTACGATACGGACAAATTTATGTGGCTACAGGGGCGTGAAGTGTGGTGTTTCAGCTATATGTATGCAAACATAGCTCAAAAGCAGGAGTGGTTGGACATGGCTTTGCACGGTGCTGACTTCATGGAAAAGTACGGCCGTGATAAAGAAGGTAATTGGTACTTCTCTCTGACTGCTGATGGCAAGCCGCTGGTACAGCCCTATAATATTTTCAGTGATTGCTTTGCTACAATGGCTTTTGCCGCTTTGAACAAGATAAAGCCTGAAGAGCGCTATAGAAAGATAGCTATAGATACGTTTGAAAACATTTTAAAGCGTCAACATAACTGGAAAGGCATTTATAACAAAGCGTATCCTGGTACCCGATCTTTAAAAAACTTCAGTTTGCCCATGATCCTTTGTAACCTGTCGCTGGAACTTGAAGATATTCTGGGTTCACAACGGGTAAATGAGTTTATTCCAATAGTGATCAATGAGGTCATGAATGTTTTTTATCAACCAGCACGGGGCTTGATTTTAGAAAATGTCTATGAGGATGGCAGTTTCTGTGACAGTCATGAAGGACGCCTGTTAAATCCAGGGCATGCTATAGAAGCCATGTGGTTTATTATGGACTTGGGTAAACGATTGAATGATCAGGTTTTAATAGAAAAGGCTTGCAGCATTATGATCGATACAATAAAGGCGGGATGGGATGCTGAGTATGGAGGTATCTTTTACTTTCTCGATGTAAAGGGCGTTCCACCGCAGCAGCTTGAGTGGGATCAAAAACTTTGGTGGGTGCATGTGGAAGCTCTAGTAGCATTAGCAAAAGGTTATACTTTAACCGGCAATGATCAATGTCGTGAATGGTTTGAACGCATACATAATTATACATGGTCGCATTTTAAAGATCCGCAGTATAAAGAGTGGTTTGGTTATTTAAATAGACGGGGTGAAGTGTTGTTGCCATTGAAAGGTGGAAAATGGAAAGGTTGTTTTCATATACCCCGCGCCCTATATCAAATCTCTAAAACATTGGAAATGCATTAG
- a CDS encoding glycoside hydrolase family 3 N-terminal domain-containing protein: protein MLLYRRILLGLILLIIAGANLETQAQEAQLPFRNEGLAIENRVADLLGRLTLEEKVSLLGYNSKAVPRLGIPAYNWWNEALHGVARAGQATVFPQAIGIAATFNDSLLRAVAEVISTEARAKYNLATAQDRRLQYMGLTFWSPNINIFRDPRWGRGQETYGEDPFLTATMGMAFVKGMQGYDPRYLKTAACAKHFAVHSGPEAGRHSFNAKVDEKDLRETYLYAFKKLVDAGVESVMCAYNRVNDQPCCTGDALLKNILRKEWGFKGHVVTDCWALDDIWNAHKVMNNRIEVAAAALKAGVNLDCSDLLQADLIKAYQQKLVTDVEIDSALSAILRTQFKLGFYDDAKHIPFSQLGESDVHGESHIALARKAAQQSMVLLKNDKGLLPLKKAQYKSIMVLGPNAGAMDPLVANYHGMSGNMVTFAEGITEAAGPATAVQYDQGSDYTDTVRFGGIWAAGESDITIAVIGLTPVLEGEEGDAFLAPHGGDKLDLSIPAAHIALLKALRKKNKPVVVVLTAGSDIDVASIEPYADAIIMAWYPGEQGGNALADIVFGKISPAGRLPVTFYNSLTDLPAYDSYEVKGRTYRYFKGNVQYPFGFGLSYTTFAYQWAKQPGKIASARDTLSFSVVVKNTGDRDGDEVIQAYIQYPSLDRMPLKELKSFQRLTVQKGKETVVVFRIPVSELQKWDLQQKQWKLYPGNYKIVVGSHSRDEKLVAVLTVK from the coding sequence ATGTTGCTATACAGAAGAATTTTATTGGGCCTGATTTTATTGATAATAGCTGGCGCTAATCTTGAAACACAGGCACAGGAAGCTCAATTGCCGTTCCGAAATGAAGGGTTGGCTATAGAAAATAGAGTAGCTGACTTGTTAGGTCGCCTTACCTTGGAAGAAAAGGTTTCTTTACTGGGATATAACAGTAAAGCAGTGCCACGCTTAGGTATACCAGCCTACAATTGGTGGAATGAAGCCTTACACGGAGTAGCCAGGGCAGGACAAGCAACTGTTTTTCCGCAAGCCATTGGCATAGCGGCTACGTTTAATGATAGTTTGCTTAGGGCTGTGGCAGAAGTGATCTCTACTGAAGCGCGTGCAAAGTACAATTTGGCAACAGCACAAGATCGCCGCTTACAATACATGGGGCTTACCTTCTGGTCGCCTAATATCAACATCTTCCGAGATCCGCGCTGGGGTAGAGGGCAAGAAACTTATGGGGAAGATCCCTTTCTAACAGCTACAATGGGGATGGCTTTTGTAAAAGGGATGCAAGGGTATGATCCACGCTATTTGAAAACAGCCGCATGCGCCAAACATTTTGCGGTACATAGTGGTCCGGAAGCAGGGCGGCATTCTTTTAATGCTAAAGTGGATGAAAAGGATTTAAGGGAAACCTACTTGTATGCATTTAAAAAATTAGTAGATGCAGGAGTAGAATCAGTGATGTGCGCTTACAACCGTGTGAACGATCAACCTTGTTGTACCGGTGATGCCTTATTGAAAAATATTCTCCGAAAAGAATGGGGCTTCAAAGGGCATGTGGTTACAGACTGTTGGGCGCTTGATGACATATGGAATGCGCACAAAGTGATGAACAATCGAATAGAGGTGGCAGCAGCTGCTTTGAAAGCAGGAGTGAACCTGGATTGTTCTGATCTTTTACAGGCTGATCTTATTAAGGCTTATCAGCAAAAGCTGGTAACGGATGTTGAAATTGATTCGGCCTTATCTGCCATACTGCGGACACAATTTAAATTAGGCTTTTATGACGATGCCAAACATATTCCGTTTAGCCAGTTAGGAGAAAGCGACGTACATGGAGAATCTCATATTGCCCTTGCCAGAAAGGCGGCACAGCAAAGTATGGTATTGCTGAAAAATGATAAAGGATTGTTGCCACTAAAGAAGGCACAATATAAATCGATCATGGTACTGGGGCCTAATGCAGGTGCCATGGATCCTCTGGTGGCCAACTATCATGGTATGTCTGGCAACATGGTCACTTTTGCGGAAGGCATAACTGAGGCGGCAGGGCCTGCAACTGCAGTTCAATATGACCAGGGAAGTGATTATACAGATACAGTGCGTTTTGGTGGTATTTGGGCGGCTGGTGAAAGCGACATAACCATTGCCGTTATAGGCCTAACTCCCGTTTTAGAAGGAGAAGAAGGAGATGCCTTCCTGGCTCCACATGGAGGAGATAAGTTAGATCTTAGTATTCCTGCCGCACATATAGCTCTATTAAAAGCCTTGCGGAAAAAGAATAAACCGGTGGTGGTAGTGCTTACGGCGGGTAGTGATATAGATGTAGCTTCTATTGAACCCTATGCCGATGCTATTATCATGGCCTGGTATCCTGGTGAGCAGGGCGGTAATGCCTTGGCCGATATTGTATTTGGAAAAATTTCTCCTGCAGGCCGTTTGCCAGTTACCTTTTATAATTCACTCACTGATCTACCGGCTTATGATAGTTATGAAGTAAAAGGAAGAACCTATCGGTATTTTAAAGGCAATGTTCAATATCCCTTTGGCTTTGGATTGAGCTATACCACATTTGCCTACCAGTGGGCAAAACAGCCGGGAAAGATTGCTTCGGCTAGAGATACACTTTCTTTCTCTGTGGTGGTAAAAAATACGGGTGATAGGGATGGGGATGAAGTAATACAGGCTTATATCCAATATCCTTCTTTGGATCGGATGCCACTTAAAGAGTTGAAAAGTTTTCAGCGGTTGACGGTGCAAAAAGGAAAAGAAACGGTAGTTGTGTTTCGTATACCTGTTAGCGAATTACAGAAGTGGGATTTACAACAAAAACAATGGAAGTTATATCCAGGTAATTATAAAATAGTTGTTGGTAGTCATTCAAGAGATGAAAAGCTTGTGGCAGTCTTAACTGTAAAATAG
- a CDS encoding ROK family protein — protein sequence MPKQHFEVFSDENISGVAFKNKTLKRAIINFLDNAGNATVAELNKEFNISTPKIITLVNELIHDGVIKDYGKVNSTGGRRASVYGLLAEAGFFIGVDIKRYCINIGLLDFKKNLVTIKENIPYKLENTPESFQALLKSIKQFISELPIRRNKILGIGINLSGRVNHASGYSYSYFHFQEEPLTSIIESELKIQTFLENDSRAMAYGEFCCGEVHSEKNVLYVNMDYGIGLGILIDGKIYYGKSGFSGEFGHIPFFNNEIICHCGKKGCLETEASGSALLRIFKEKVEAGTTSQLAKKYKHLDEIKLHDLIEAAYNEDMLCIDLIAQIGEKIGRGLGVLINLFNPELVILGGMLAKTGDYIRLPIKSALNKYSLSLVNNDSQLRISKLGEKAGVIGACLMARNKVFNK from the coding sequence ATGCCGAAACAGCATTTCGAAGTTTTTTCTGATGAAAATATATCCGGGGTAGCTTTTAAGAATAAAACTTTAAAACGGGCTATCATTAACTTTCTGGACAATGCCGGGAATGCAACAGTAGCTGAATTGAATAAGGAGTTTAATATTAGTACCCCCAAGATTATTACACTGGTAAATGAATTAATTCATGACGGTGTTATCAAGGATTACGGCAAAGTGAATTCAACAGGTGGCAGAAGGGCTAGTGTATATGGATTGCTAGCAGAAGCTGGCTTTTTTATAGGCGTTGATATTAAACGCTATTGCATCAATATCGGTCTCCTAGACTTTAAAAAGAACCTGGTAACCATAAAAGAGAATATTCCGTATAAACTGGAAAACACACCCGAGTCTTTTCAGGCGCTATTGAAAAGCATCAAACAATTCATTTCAGAACTTCCTATCCGCCGCAACAAGATTCTTGGTATCGGCATAAACTTATCGGGCCGCGTCAACCACGCCAGTGGTTATAGCTACAGCTACTTCCACTTCCAGGAAGAGCCGCTGACCAGTATCATTGAATCAGAACTTAAAATCCAGACCTTTCTGGAAAACGACTCAAGAGCAATGGCCTATGGCGAGTTTTGCTGTGGCGAAGTGCACAGCGAAAAAAATGTACTGTATGTAAACATGGACTATGGTATAGGCTTGGGTATTTTAATTGATGGCAAGATTTATTATGGCAAGTCTGGTTTTAGTGGTGAATTTGGGCATATCCCCTTTTTTAACAATGAGATCATTTGCCATTGCGGAAAGAAAGGCTGCTTAGAAACAGAAGCCTCTGGTAGCGCCTTGCTTCGAATTTTCAAAGAGAAAGTAGAGGCCGGCACCACTTCACAATTAGCGAAAAAATATAAGCACCTTGATGAGATCAAACTTCACGATCTCATAGAAGCCGCATACAATGAAGACATGCTCTGTATTGACCTGATTGCACAAATTGGCGAAAAGATCGGGCGTGGCCTGGGTGTACTGATCAACTTATTCAATCCAGAATTGGTCATTCTAGGCGGTATGTTAGCTAAAACGGGAGACTATATACGGCTGCCGATCAAAAGTGCTTTAAACAAGTATTCACTGAGCCTGGTAAATAATGACTCTCAATTGCGCATCTCCAAATTAGGAGAAAAGGCAGGTGTAATAGGTGCCTGTTTAATGGCGAGAAATAAAGTCTTTAATAAATAA
- a CDS encoding alpha-L-fucosidase has translation MCFQKWTRIMSLISFLLCTQVDTNAQQNVHPQSTAYEWPKDVDVKKKLDQWQDQKFGMIIHWGLYAVPGMIESWALCSEDWIDRDSTISYDEFKKWYWGLKKDFNPVNFNPDQWAKVGKAAGMRYLVFTTKHHDGFNMFDTKQTDFKISDGPFKNNPKADVAKYVFDAFRKEGFMIGAYYSKPDWHSEYYWWPKYATADRNNNYDIRKYPWRWNQYKQFTYNQIGELMNNYGAIDILWLDGGWVRPRETVNDEVLSWGARIPEWSQDIDIPRIATMARKAQPGLLIVDRTVHGPYENYQTPEQRIPEKKLDHPWESCMTLANNWGYVPNDQFKTPAKVIQSLIEVVAKGGSLLLGVGPKPDGTLPEEAVQRLEVIGKWMDKNGAAIYNTRTTDNYKDGNTYFTASKSGGVRYALVCLKENQALPQVVEWSGNVPQKGSKMTLLQTGESVKWKQENGKVTVSIPSKLLQEKNTYPAWAFSFKAAE, from the coding sequence ATGTGTTTTCAGAAATGGACTAGAATAATGTCTCTTATAAGCTTCCTGTTGTGTACCCAGGTTGATACAAATGCTCAGCAAAACGTGCATCCGCAATCGACAGCTTATGAATGGCCGAAAGATGTTGATGTGAAAAAGAAACTGGACCAATGGCAGGACCAGAAATTTGGAATGATCATACACTGGGGTCTTTATGCCGTACCGGGTATGATTGAGTCCTGGGCTTTGTGCTCTGAAGACTGGATCGATCGGGACAGCACCATTAGTTATGATGAATTTAAGAAGTGGTACTGGGGGTTAAAGAAAGATTTTAATCCTGTCAATTTTAATCCCGACCAGTGGGCCAAAGTAGGAAAAGCAGCAGGTATGCGTTACCTTGTTTTTACGACCAAGCACCACGATGGCTTTAACATGTTTGATACCAAACAAACCGATTTCAAGATCTCTGATGGCCCATTTAAAAACAATCCCAAAGCAGATGTCGCCAAGTATGTATTCGATGCGTTTCGCAAAGAAGGCTTTATGATCGGGGCTTATTACTCTAAACCCGACTGGCACTCCGAGTATTACTGGTGGCCTAAGTATGCAACGGCCGACCGCAATAATAATTACGATATACGCAAGTACCCCTGGCGCTGGAATCAATACAAACAATTTACCTATAACCAGATTGGTGAGTTGATGAACAACTATGGCGCTATAGATATCCTGTGGCTGGATGGCGGATGGGTGCGGCCACGGGAAACGGTTAACGATGAAGTGCTTTCCTGGGGAGCCCGGATACCAGAATGGAGCCAGGATATTGATATTCCACGCATAGCTACAATGGCCCGTAAAGCGCAACCCGGTTTGCTCATTGTAGACCGTACGGTGCATGGCCCTTATGAAAACTACCAGACACCGGAGCAACGTATTCCGGAAAAGAAACTGGATCATCCCTGGGAAAGTTGCATGACCTTGGCTAACAACTGGGGGTATGTACCTAATGATCAATTTAAAACACCTGCAAAAGTGATTCAATCCCTGATTGAAGTAGTAGCGAAAGGAGGTAGTCTTTTGTTAGGAGTGGGTCCAAAACCGGATGGTACCTTGCCTGAAGAGGCGGTGCAACGTTTAGAAGTAATCGGCAAATGGATGGATAAAAACGGGGCTGCCATTTATAACACCCGCACAACAGATAATTATAAAGATGGCAACACCTATTTCACGGCATCCAAATCCGGAGGAGTGCGGTATGCCTTAGTTTGTTTAAAAGAAAATCAAGCCTTGCCACAGGTAGTAGAGTGGAGCGGTAATGTGCCACAGAAGGGTTCGAAAATGACACTGTTGCAGACAGGAGAATCAGTAAAGTGGAAGCAGGAAAACGGAAAGGTTACGGTATCTATTCCATCCAAATTATTACAAGAGAAAAATACGTATCCAGCATGGGCCTTTTCTTTTAAGGCAGCTGAATAA
- a CDS encoding VOC family protein, producing MSKTSIFFLGIVTSFCFGFAFKTIFVQPNNSNSTKMKKVTGIGGIFFKCKDADKMREWYKTHLGFDANQYGANFEWRQAEDPTKKGSTQWAPFAETTKYFEPSTKDFMINYRVDNLEALVEQLKNEGVTIVDKIESYDYGKFVHIMDVEGNKIELWEPTDKE from the coding sequence ATGAGCAAGACATCAATATTCTTTTTAGGGATTGTCACTTCATTTTGTTTTGGTTTTGCTTTTAAAACAATATTTGTTCAACCCAATAATTCTAACTCGACAAAAATGAAAAAGGTAACAGGAATTGGTGGCATCTTTTTTAAATGCAAAGACGCTGATAAAATGAGAGAATGGTACAAAACGCATTTAGGTTTTGACGCAAACCAATATGGGGCAAACTTTGAATGGCGACAAGCTGAAGACCCAACAAAAAAAGGATCTACGCAATGGGCTCCTTTTGCTGAAACTACAAAATATTTTGAGCCTTCAACAAAAGACTTCATGATCAACTATAGGGTTGATAATTTAGAAGCACTTGTAGAGCAACTTAAAAATGAAGGAGTCACAATAGTAGATAAAATTGAGTCTTATGATTATGGCAAATTTGTACATATTATGGACGTTGAAGGAAATAAGATTGAGCTTTGGGAACCAACTGATAAAGAGTAG
- a CDS encoding ABC transporter ATP-binding protein, giving the protein MSESPLLKATSLTYRYEKDVATLTDINLTIEKGCIYGFLGPNGAGKTTTLSLLLGLLEVQEGHIEIFGKPLTSDRVSILKKIGSLIESPSLYGHLTAKENLEVYREVYGASKARIAEVLNIVGLEDTGKKTVKKFSLGMKQRLAIALALLPNPELLILDEPANGLDPAGIIELRKLIKTLNKTHGMTVIISSHLLGEVEKIVSHVGIIFKGKIIFQGPLSALHSFQQKASRVFIKTSDNETTFRLLQEYQPEKEGEAVSVPFENINQVAEINRKLTSHNLDVYLLYPKKSDLEQLFIDLTTAP; this is encoded by the coding sequence ATGAGTGAATCCCCATTGCTCAAAGCTACATCCCTCACCTACCGCTACGAAAAAGACGTAGCCACGCTCACTGATATCAATCTGACAATAGAGAAAGGGTGTATCTATGGTTTTCTCGGGCCTAATGGCGCTGGCAAAACCACCACCCTGAGTCTGCTACTAGGCTTGTTAGAAGTACAGGAAGGTCATATTGAGATCTTTGGAAAGCCGCTAACATCAGATAGGGTCAGTATCTTAAAGAAGATAGGGTCATTAATAGAATCGCCTTCTTTGTACGGTCATCTAACAGCCAAAGAAAACCTGGAAGTTTATAGAGAAGTTTACGGAGCATCAAAAGCAAGAATAGCTGAAGTTTTAAATATTGTTGGATTAGAAGACACAGGTAAGAAGACCGTAAAAAAGTTTTCATTGGGGATGAAGCAACGACTGGCTATTGCTCTTGCCCTTTTGCCAAATCCAGAATTGTTGATATTGGATGAACCTGCAAATGGTTTGGATCCGGCAGGTATCATTGAGCTTCGCAAATTGATCAAAACACTAAACAAGACCCATGGAATGACGGTCATTATCTCCAGTCATTTGCTAGGAGAAGTAGAGAAGATAGTCAGTCATGTTGGGATAATTTTTAAGGGGAAAATCATTTTTCAGGGACCGCTCTCAGCGCTTCATTCATTTCAACAAAAAGCATCAAGAGTATTCATCAAAACATCCGATAATGAAACAACGTTCAGACTGTTGCAGGAGTATCAACCCGAAAAAGAGGGAGAAGCAGTGTCTGTGCCGTTTGAAAACATTAACCAGGTAGCGGAGATTAACAGAAAGCTGACAAGTCACAACCTGGATGTTTATCTTCTTTACCCAAAAAAGAGCGATCTCGAACAATTATTCATTGATCTTACAACTGCCCCATAA